The segment ACAGGTTCTATGGAGACGGGCATGGCAAAGGTAGGCCAGTATGTTGTAACCTACTCCAATGGAGACGACCAGGTATACAGCGATTCCAACCAGGCGAATGCTCTCCGCATTGGATTTGAGTTATTAAAGCAGTTTGAGAACTACGAAAACTATGACAAGGCCATGGCAGCCTATACAGAGATTGACCAGATCGTTGCAGAGGGAAAAGAGAAGGCCCTTCCAATCGCCCAGAAGTGGGCAGACACTTACAAGGATGAGCCGATCTTCTACGTACTGGCATCCGGCCCTAACTATGGTGTGGCTTACTCCATGTGCTGCTGCCATTTCATGGAAATGCAGTGGAAACATGCCGTCTGCCTTCATACGGGAGAGTATTTCCACGGGCCGTTCGAGACTACAGATAAACAGCTTCCGATAGTACTCTTAATGAGCGAGGGGAGAACAAGGGCCTTAGATGAGAGATGCCTGAAGTTCCTCAGGCAGTATGCAGAAAATTACATTACCATTGACTTTAAGGAGTTAAACCAGGGCAGAATTGCGCCGGAAGTAGCAGAATTCTTTAACCCGGTTGTCATGATCCCGATTGAGAGATTCTACGTGGCTCAGATGGCAGAGGTGAGAGGCCATTCTATGGATGAGAGACGTTATATGTGGAAAGTAGAGTACTAAGCAAAATACTGCTTAAACCATGGAAGAATAAGGAAAATTCTTTGCCTTTTATAAAAGATTGAGATATAATGTTATTGACGAGACATATTAATATGTTTTGCCAGTAACATTACTTGAAAAAGAGATAGAGGAACGATAGCTATGCTGAATGGAAAGACAGTGACCCCATTATACGTGCAGTTAATGAAGCAGATAGAAGAAAAAATACGGTGCGGCGTTTATCAGCCAGGTGAAAGACTCCAGTCTGAAAGCGAGATGGCAAAATCCTTTGGAGTCAGCATTATCACAGTAAGAAGCGCTGTCAGCGGCTTAGTAGAAAAGGGGCTGGTAGAGAAGAAACAGGGAAAGGGAACCTTTGTTTCCAGGCCTAAATTCACCAAGGATATGAAAAATCTTCAGAGCTTTACGGAGATGTGCCGCTATATGGGCATGGAGCCGGGGGGAAAGATGCTGGAAAACTGTCTTGTATCCCCAGATGAGAAAACCAGGAAACTGTTAGGACTGGAGAAAGGCAGCCAGGTTATTTCCATTTCACGTTTAAGATATGCAGACGGACAGCCTGTGGCAATCGAAAAAAATTATTTTCCAATAAAATATGCGTTTTTATTAGATGAAACATTTGATAATAATTCATTATTTTCATTTCTTCATGAAAAGGCAAAAGTAACCGTTTCAGCGTCAGAAAAATGGATTGGAATTTGCAGGACTACTGCCTCGGAAGCAAAGCTGTTAGGAGTAAGCAAGGGATCTCCTCTGCTTTTTATTAAGAGCGTCACATATACCCAGGATAATGAGCCTCTGTATGTGGGAGTCCAGATATTTAACGGTGAAAACTGTTCCTTCTACATTTACCAGTCAAACGGAATGTGAGAGGGAGTGGGGGAGAGAAAACGGCTGCTATATACGGCCGGATAGCAGAAAACAGGACAGGAAGGGTAATTAAGCCTGGAATGAGCTCAAGCGTTTCATTCCAGGCTTTTGCCATGCTGGGGACGTATCCGGCTTAATCCGGCCCGGGGGAGGCAGCGCTGTGAAACCTATCAGGCTTTATCCAACCTCTCCTCCAGCATCTGGCACAGCTTCGGAATCTGTGATTCAAACTCCACTCCATACCATCTTGCAGACTCGGAGGCAGCGGTTGCCTCAATGCAGATTACCACAAAATCTGCTGCCAGGGCCAGAGCGTCGCCTAGATCTAATCCCCGCATCAGTCCGCCCAGTACGGTGGAAGAGTAGAGATCCCCAGTTCCATGGAAGCTCTGGGGACAGCGGCGGGTAAAATAGGAAAATTCCTTTCCGCTGCGGTCCAGATAGGCCACCCCCAGCTGATCCGGCTGGTAGCTGACACCGGTGAGGACGGCAGTTTTGCAGCCCAGCTCCAAAAGCTTTTCCATCAGGGAGCGGATATAGTCAGGCCCATACTCTGTACGGTAGGGCGTTCCGGTGAGCAGACAGGCCTCTGTGATATTGGGAAGAATAATATCCGCCTTGGCGCAGACCTTGGCCATCTCTGCCGGGAAGCTAGCGTCAAAGGCGGCATACAGCTTTCCATTGTCCGCCATGGCCGGATCGACCAGAATCAGATTATCTTTCGTGCCGAAGCGGTCAAAGAACTGACAGATCTGATGGCACTGCTCACCGGAGGCCAGATAGCCGGTGTAGATGCTGTCAAAGGTGATCTGTTCTCTCTCCCAGGCCTCGGAAATCGGCTCAATCTGATCCGAGAGATCCTTGCAGGTAAAGGTTTTAAACATGGTGTGGGTGGATAACACCGCTGTGGGCAGAATACCGCACTCCACACCCATTGCAGAGAGAATGGGCAGGGCTACGGTGATGGAACAGCGTCCTACGCAGGAAATATCCTGTAATGTGATAATTCGTTTCATTGGTCTTGTCCTCCTGAATTTTCCTGCCATGGGAATCCGCCGAAGGAAGGCCTGCCGGGGGGATTCGCTTGCAGAACGATTATTATGATGACAAAAGTATAGCAGGATGCAGACAGATTAAAAATAGCCAAAAAAGTAAAAAATAATCAGTCCAGTTAAGGGACTGGAACAGGAACGCCGGTTAAAAGAAAAGAATATAAAGAAATATGTAAGAAAGAAGGCGATTGCGGATAGGATTTTCTGCCGTTATAATAATCTATATATCTGCAGACGCAGAAGGTATTCCGGCAGGACAGGAAAATACAGAGGAAAATGCAGAAGAAAACAGCTTAAAAGCAAGGCGGTGCCTGCGGCCGTTGCACGCAGGCAAAACAGGCTTGGAGGGCGGGAGGTTCAGATGAAACATAAGGCGGCGGTGATTTTACTGACTGCGGTATTCAGCGCAGGGACAATTTTTCCGGCTATGGCGGGAAGCTGGCAGAAAAATGAAGCCGGCTGGTGGTATCGAAATGATGACGGCTCATGGCCGGCCGGGATTTGGCAGTGGGTGGACGGAAATTCTGACGGGGCGGCAGAGTGTTACCATTTTGACTCAAATGGCTATATGCTGGAATCCACGGTCACACCGGACGGATATATGGTAAATGAGAATGGAGCATGGACTGTGGATGGCACTGTCCAGACAAAGCAGGTTCAGTCAGGGAAAACGAGCGGTTCAGACGGCTGGCATTATGAAAACGGCGGCTGGAAATATTATGAAAACGGCAGCTTCCTCAGGAATGCATGGAAGTACACCCGCGGAAACTGGTATTATTTTTCCGGGAACGGAAACATGGCTACAGGGCTGATTTATGTGTCAGGCGACCGGTACTATCTCAATTCAGACGGGAGCCTGAGGATGGATTCCTTTGAGGAGAATGGAATCTATTACCAGACAGACAGCAACGGAAAAATTGTCAGTGAGACAGACAGAAGAAAAGAGGCGCAGCTATCAGGGCGTTTTGATGAGGAGAGCGGGCAGGAGGTGCTGAAGCTCACAAATGAGGCCAGAACAGAGGCAGGAGTGGGAACACTGGAATGGGACGAGGGTCTGGCAGGATGCGCCCGCACGCGCGCAGTGGAAATCGGGAAAAATTTCGCACATTCAAGGCCGGACGGGAGAAG is part of the Clostridium sp. M62/1 genome and harbors:
- a CDS encoding pyridoxamine kinase encodes the protein MKRIITLQDISCVGRCSITVALPILSAMGVECGILPTAVLSTHTMFKTFTCKDLSDQIEPISEAWEREQITFDSIYTGYLASGEQCHQICQFFDRFGTKDNLILVDPAMADNGKLYAAFDASFPAEMAKVCAKADIILPNITEACLLTGTPYRTEYGPDYIRSLMEKLLELGCKTAVLTGVSYQPDQLGVAYLDRSGKEFSYFTRRCPQSFHGTGDLYSSTVLGGLMRGLDLGDALALAADFVVICIEATAASESARWYGVEFESQIPKLCQMLEERLDKA
- a CDS encoding SIS domain-containing protein — its product is MTKTVKEIVKEIKEKMDRAGGLKHVYFVACGGSKAAIFPGLYLLQSEAKTFGATTYTSNEFVHAVPKGLDNRCVAVICSLKATPETVEAVKTANAAGAVTVAMTGSMETGMAKVGQYVVTYSNGDDQVYSDSNQANALRIGFELLKQFENYENYDKAMAAYTEIDQIVAEGKEKALPIAQKWADTYKDEPIFYVLASGPNYGVAYSMCCCHFMEMQWKHAVCLHTGEYFHGPFETTDKQLPIVLLMSEGRTRALDERCLKFLRQYAENYITIDFKELNQGRIAPEVAEFFNPVVMIPIERFYVAQMAEVRGHSMDERRYMWKVEY
- a CDS encoding GntR family transcriptional regulator is translated as MLNGKTVTPLYVQLMKQIEEKIRCGVYQPGERLQSESEMAKSFGVSIITVRSAVSGLVEKGLVEKKQGKGTFVSRPKFTKDMKNLQSFTEMCRYMGMEPGGKMLENCLVSPDEKTRKLLGLEKGSQVISISRLRYADGQPVAIEKNYFPIKYAFLLDETFDNNSLFSFLHEKAKVTVSASEKWIGICRTTASEAKLLGVSKGSPLLFIKSVTYTQDNEPLYVGVQIFNGENCSFYIYQSNGM
- a CDS encoding CAP domain-containing protein — translated: MKHKAAVILLTAVFSAGTIFPAMAGSWQKNEAGWWYRNDDGSWPAGIWQWVDGNSDGAAECYHFDSNGYMLESTVTPDGYMVNENGAWTVDGTVQTKQVQSGKTSGSDGWHYENGGWKYYENGSFLRNAWKYTRGNWYYFSGNGNMATGLIYVSGDRYYLNSDGSLRMDSFEENGIYYQTDSNGKIVSETDRRKEAQLSGRFDEESGQEVLKLTNEARTEAGVGTLEWDEGLAGCARTRAVEIGKNFAHSRPDGRSWKTVIDEAGIVTMAWGENIAQGQFTSEEAMEDWLSSEGHRANLLKERYTKTGAACYVENGVHYWVQLFIQ